In Musa acuminata AAA Group cultivar baxijiao chromosome BXJ3-9, Cavendish_Baxijiao_AAA, whole genome shotgun sequence, a single genomic region encodes these proteins:
- the LOC103997866 gene encoding mitogen-activated protein kinase kinase 5-like, with amino-acid sequence MRPGTVPLRPGQHGVSSRARRRPDLTLPLPQRDPAIAVPLPLPPPSAPSTMGAPSAGPSIGPPSFTTTSSSSSSQPPSLSDLERVRRIGSGSGGTVWLVRHRTTGRHYALKVIYGNHEDAVRRQILREIEILRTADNPFVVRCHAMYDDGGEIQILLEFMDGGSLEGRRITSEPFLADVARQVLAGLAYLHRRKIVHRDIKPSNLLIDSGGRVKIADFGVSRILAQTMDPCNSSVGTIAYMSPERINTDLNHGLYDGYAGDIWSFGLSILEFCLGRFPFGDNIGRQGDWASLMCAICYADPPEAPPTASREFRSFISCCLQKDPARRLPAVQLLQHPFITNNHPSLTSSTHP; translated from the coding sequence ATGAGACCCGGGACGGTCCCCTTGCGGCCAGGTCAGCACGGCGTCTCGAGCCGGGCACGCCGCCGGCCCGACCTAACGCTTCCTCTTCCACAGAGGGACCCCGCCATCGCCGTTCCCCTCCCCCTCCCACCGCCGTCCGCCCCGTCCACCATGGGCGCCCCTTCGGCGGGACCATCGATTGGGCCACCCTCTTTCACTACCACCTCCTCATCATCGTCGTCCCAGCCGCCGAGCTTGTCCGACCTCGAGCGGGTACGACGcattggcagcggcagcggcggcaccGTGTGGTTGGTCCGCCACCGAACCACCGGCCGGCACTACGCCCTCAAGGTCATCTACGGCAACCACGAGGACGCCGTCCGGCGCCAGATCCTGCGTGAGATCGAGATCCTCCGCACGGCCGACAACCCCTTCGTGGTCCGGTGCCACGCGATGTACGACGACGGCGGCGAGATCCAGATCCTGCTCGAGTTCATGGACGGCGGCTCCCTCGAGGGCCGCCGCATCACCTCCGAGCCCTTCCTCGCCGACGTCGCCCGCCAGGTCCTCGCGGGGCTCGCCTATCTCCACCGCAGGAAGATCGTGCACCGCGACATCAAGCCCTCCAACCTCCTCATCGACTCCGGCGGCCGCGTCAAGATCGCCGACTTCGGCGTCAGCCGGATCCTGGCGCAGACCATGGACCCCTGCAACTCCTCCGTCGGCACCATCGCGTACATGAGCCCCGAGCGGATCAACACCGATCTCAATCACGGGCTCTACGACGGCTACGCCGGCGACATCTGGAGCTTCGGCCTCAGCATCCTCGAGTTCTGCCTCGGCCGCTTCCCCTTCGGCGACAACATCGGCCGGCAGGGGGATTGGGCATCGCTCATGTGCGCCATCTGCTACGCCGATCCACCGGAGGCGCCGCCCACCGCCTCCCGCGAGTTCCGGAGCTTCATCTCCTGCTGCCTGCAGAAGGATCCGGCGCGGCGCCTCCCCGCGGTGCAGCTCCTCCAGCACCCGTTCATCACCAACAACCACCCTTCCTTGACATCCTCCACCCACCCATGA